A single window of Candidatus Abyssobacteria bacterium SURF_5 DNA harbors:
- a CDS encoding phospholipid carrier-dependent glycosyltransferase, whose product MKASLKNRSTMRWAAVLVAVHIALALMSMRGLSLTWDEPSYIGAGYQLFKTGNPQIIPLQLHPPLSYYVNSALLLPLQLDADRFGGDQYIHREYAGLPLIFETDYPPALLMFLSRVPFVLLSALLAILLWQWSRKLYGDSAGLLTLFLYTLSPLVLANCRLATPDIVLALTSTAAFFSFHQYLLQPSKTRGGVTGILLGLALLSKFTALLLIPAFIFVAVVYRVRHDESERKNKPIDALSGVALICCIAFIVVWAGYGFQFAVPFVPEWLEPEADRLMEEKPFWRMVGLLQARDIAIPAYSYLLGIYTQLAAAKGWENNFLFGHVSRSGWWYFYWVAFFLKNTIPFLVFLAAGLLTRQRPSPRPAAERLLLYLIVPMVIFFSLPTKINIGVRYLLPLLPLLTIIAGKAILAFGFGPSNESQNDSSTETAPQTTSAVHRFGGGRGAAFAALCVWQIAAIAWIHPNYLAYFNEFAGGPSHGYKFLVDSNLDWGQDLGRLADYLKENNVADARIRYFGPPGVLKYYGLEWVDPNECGPAPGTWAVSATYLQGLYLNDNDCYRWLRKMQPEHIIGYSIFIYNVTDEDLSDIG is encoded by the coding sequence AAACCGTTCCACCATGCGTTGGGCCGCCGTGCTTGTGGCGGTACATATTGCGCTCGCCCTTATGAGTATGCGCGGGCTCTCGCTCACATGGGATGAGCCCAGCTACATCGGCGCCGGCTATCAGTTGTTTAAAACCGGGAATCCGCAGATCATCCCCCTGCAGCTTCACCCGCCGCTCTCGTATTACGTCAATAGCGCATTGCTCCTGCCGCTCCAGCTCGATGCCGACCGGTTCGGCGGCGATCAATACATTCATCGCGAATACGCAGGCTTGCCGCTGATTTTCGAAACCGATTACCCGCCGGCCCTGCTCATGTTCCTTTCGCGGGTCCCCTTTGTTTTATTGTCGGCTCTGCTCGCGATCTTGTTGTGGCAGTGGAGCCGAAAACTCTACGGCGACTCCGCCGGCCTGCTGACATTGTTCTTGTACACGCTTTCCCCGCTCGTCCTCGCCAACTGCAGACTGGCGACTCCGGACATCGTGCTCGCGCTGACATCAACCGCCGCATTCTTCAGTTTTCATCAATATCTCCTTCAACCATCGAAAACACGCGGGGGAGTGACCGGCATACTTCTCGGGCTCGCGCTTCTCTCAAAATTCACGGCGCTGCTCCTCATCCCGGCTTTCATATTTGTCGCCGTCGTATATCGCGTGAGGCATGATGAGTCTGAGAGGAAAAACAAACCAATAGACGCGCTCTCGGGGGTGGCGCTCATTTGTTGCATAGCCTTTATCGTAGTCTGGGCCGGCTACGGATTTCAGTTCGCCGTCCCGTTCGTTCCCGAATGGCTTGAACCCGAAGCTGACAGATTGATGGAGGAAAAACCCTTCTGGCGGATGGTGGGACTGCTTCAAGCACGAGATATTGCCATACCTGCCTATTCTTATCTATTGGGAATATATACTCAGCTCGCGGCTGCGAAAGGATGGGAAAATAATTTCCTGTTCGGACACGTTTCCCGGAGCGGCTGGTGGTATTTCTATTGGGTCGCATTCTTCCTGAAGAATACGATTCCATTTCTCGTTTTTTTGGCGGCGGGGCTGCTTACCCGGCAAAGGCCTTCCCCCCGGCCTGCCGCCGAGCGACTGCTCCTGTACTTGATTGTGCCGATGGTAATCTTTTTCTCGCTGCCAACCAAAATCAATATCGGCGTGAGATACCTTCTCCCGCTGCTGCCGTTGTTGACGATTATAGCCGGCAAGGCGATTTTAGCTTTCGGCTTTGGCCCATCAAACGAATCACAGAACGACTCGTCGACGGAAACTGCTCCACAGACTACCAGTGCTGTGCACCGCTTCGGGGGCGGCCGTGGAGCCGCCTTCGCGGCATTATGCGTCTGGCAAATCGCGGCCATCGCATGGATTCACCCGAACTATTTGGCCTATTTCAACGAATTCGCCGGCGGACCCTCGCATGGATACAAGTTTCTGGTCGATTCGAACCTCGACTGGGGACAGGACCTCGGACGGCTCGCAGACTATTTGAAGGAAAATAATGTGGCGGATGCAAGAATCCGATATTTCGGGCCGCCCGGCGTGCTGAAGTATTATGGGCTCGAATGGGTCGATCCCAATGAATGCGGGCCTGCTCCCGGCACATGGGCTGTCAGCGCCACATACCTGCAGGGGCTGTATCTGAACGATAACGATTGCTACCGCTGGCTGAGGAAGATGCAGCCGGAACACATCATCGGATATTCGATCTTCATCTATAATGTGACGGAT